In one Novosphingopyxis iocasae genomic region, the following are encoded:
- a CDS encoding cation:proton antiporter yields the protein MVLLDSLMVKIAMIGVLGIGAQWVAWRTNLPAIALMLVAGLVAGPALGLIEPERDFGTLLEPIVKLAVAVILFEGGLSLNFRELRYAGWGVARLVIIGVPIGWALGTAAVHYVAGLPISVSALFGGILVVTGPTVIGPMLRTLRVPNRVRDILKWEGIVNDPIGALLAVAIYAFISYRGDSVDYAGIGFEVLGATFLAGLIGAALGYALTWAFPRGLVPEYLKAPLLLITVIFGFVVADIIMHETGLVTVTVMGVVMANKPIHSSRALHRFKEDLAVLLISGVFIILSATLDWETIQNFQARFVLFLVVLLFLVRPITVLASLLFSGIPYREQLFIAWIAPRGIVAIAVTGLFALRLVDLGYDGADALVPLVFGVVIATIVAHGFSAGWVARRLGIDMGKGEGILFVGANRWTIDLGKFLKGLGYRVVVSDTSKFALRSARRQELEIHQGEILDEAHGHAMDMNQFQHLIIATENDSYNQLVGTDLGPEVGYDQITLVSADEASQRTSARGRVLMESSPTFETLQDKQRDGWIFSKTQITEKFNYEKYLANLDAGEEPVAVMKPDKRLLFFSSTARPTIDEDDVIISFVAPESPEELKAQKMEERARKEEAREKSAEREAAKGRESGGPLPDPA from the coding sequence ATGGTTCTACTCGACTCCCTGATGGTAAAAATAGCGATGATCGGTGTCCTCGGCATCGGCGCGCAATGGGTGGCCTGGCGCACCAATCTTCCGGCGATCGCACTGATGCTGGTCGCTGGCCTGGTTGCCGGCCCTGCCCTCGGCCTCATCGAACCGGAACGCGATTTCGGCACCTTGCTGGAGCCGATCGTGAAGCTCGCCGTGGCGGTGATCCTGTTCGAGGGCGGCCTCAGCCTCAATTTCCGGGAGCTGCGCTATGCCGGATGGGGCGTGGCGCGGCTGGTCATCATCGGCGTGCCGATCGGCTGGGCGCTCGGAACGGCCGCGGTGCATTATGTCGCCGGTCTGCCGATCTCGGTCTCTGCGCTATTCGGCGGTATCCTCGTTGTTACCGGCCCCACCGTTATCGGCCCGATGCTGCGCACGCTGCGCGTTCCCAACCGGGTGCGCGACATCCTGAAATGGGAAGGCATCGTCAACGATCCAATCGGCGCCCTGCTTGCCGTGGCGATCTACGCCTTCATCAGCTATCGGGGCGACAGCGTCGATTATGCGGGCATCGGTTTCGAGGTTCTGGGCGCTACCTTCCTTGCTGGCCTGATCGGCGCGGCGCTCGGCTATGCGCTCACCTGGGCCTTTCCGCGCGGTCTGGTGCCCGAATATCTGAAGGCCCCGCTACTCCTCATCACCGTGATATTCGGCTTCGTCGTCGCCGACATCATCATGCACGAAACCGGCCTCGTTACCGTCACCGTGATGGGCGTGGTGATGGCCAACAAGCCGATCCATTCCAGCCGGGCACTGCATCGCTTCAAGGAAGACCTTGCCGTCCTTCTGATCAGCGGCGTGTTCATCATCCTGTCGGCCACGCTGGACTGGGAAACGATCCAGAACTTCCAGGCGCGCTTCGTCCTGTTCCTCGTGGTGCTATTGTTCCTGGTGCGGCCGATTACCGTGCTGGCCAGCCTGTTGTTTTCTGGCATCCCCTATCGCGAGCAATTGTTCATCGCCTGGATTGCGCCGCGCGGGATCGTCGCCATCGCGGTGACCGGTCTGTTCGCGCTGCGGCTTGTCGATCTGGGCTATGACGGTGCGGACGCACTGGTGCCGCTCGTCTTCGGCGTGGTCATCGCCACCATTGTTGCGCACGGATTCTCTGCCGGATGGGTGGCCCGGCGCTTGGGCATCGACATGGGCAAGGGTGAGGGAATCCTGTTCGTAGGGGCCAATCGCTGGACGATCGATCTCGGCAAATTCCTGAAAGGCCTCGGCTACCGCGTGGTCGTATCGGACACGAGCAAGTTCGCGCTACGCTCCGCCCGGCGGCAGGAGCTTGAGATCCATCAGGGCGAAATTCTGGACGAAGCGCATGGCCATGCCATGGACATGAACCAATTCCAGCATCTCATCATCGCGACCGAGAATGACAGCTACAACCAGCTTGTCGGCACCGATCTCGGCCCTGAAGTGGGCTATGACCAGATCACGCTTGTAAGCGCAGATGAGGCGAGCCAGCGAACCAGCGCGCGCGGCCGGGTGCTGATGGAAAGCAGCCCGACCTTCGAGACGCTGCAGGACAAGCAGCGTGACGGCTGGATTTTCTCGAAAACGCAGATCACCGAGAAATTCAATTACGAGAAGTATCTCGCCAATCTGGATGCAGGCGAGGAGCCGGTGGCGGTGATGAAGCCGGACAAGCGCCTCCTGTTCTTCTCATCGACCGCACGTCCGACTATCGACGAGGACGATGTCATCATCAGTTTCGTGGCGCCCGAATCGCCCGAAGAATTGAAGGCGCAGAAGATGGAAGAGCGCGCGCGCAAGGAAGAAGCGCGCGAAAAATCGGCGGAGCGCGAAGCGGCAAAGGGACGTGAGAGCGGCGGCCCCCTGCCCGACCCGGCCTGA
- the pdeM gene encoding ligase-associated DNA damage response endonuclease PdeM, translated as MVPLSFAGHRLFVAGDAALWWPERRALLVADLHLEKGSFYAATGQMLPPYDSRATMEAIDALVERIRPETIYCLGDNFHDDEGEERLSPCAAAILQRLTGALDWIWIRGNHDREVSGRWGGRALAELEVSGLLLRHEAEPGEPRPELSGHFHPKLRMSVRGRRIARRCFVRTETKLILPAFGSLTGGLDATHSEIARACGAPAEALVALADRLARFPLSHRTKAERQRA; from the coding sequence ATGGTTCCTCTTTCGTTCGCCGGTCACCGCCTGTTCGTGGCGGGGGACGCCGCCTTGTGGTGGCCCGAACGGCGCGCCCTACTGGTGGCCGATCTGCATCTGGAAAAGGGCAGCTTCTACGCAGCGACCGGCCAGATGCTGCCCCCCTATGACAGCCGCGCAACGATGGAGGCAATCGATGCGCTGGTGGAGCGCATCCGGCCCGAGACTATCTACTGCCTCGGTGACAATTTTCATGACGATGAGGGCGAGGAGCGATTGTCCCCCTGTGCCGCCGCCATCCTGCAACGCCTCACCGGGGCGCTCGACTGGATATGGATCCGCGGCAATCATGACCGCGAAGTGAGCGGGCGCTGGGGCGGCCGCGCGCTGGCAGAGTTGGAAGTGAGCGGGCTGCTGCTGCGCCATGAGGCAGAGCCGGGCGAACCGCGGCCGGAGCTTTCGGGCCACTTCCACCCGAAACTGCGTATGAGCGTGCGCGGCCGCCGTATAGCGCGGCGCTGCTTTGTGCGTACCGAAACCAAGCTGATCCTGCCCGCCTTCGGATCGCTCACCGGCGGGCTTGATGCCACCCATTCTGAGATCGCACGTGCCTGTGGAGCCCCTGCCGAAGCGCTGGTGGCGTTGGCGGACCGGCTGGCCCGTTTTCCGCTGAGCCACCGCACGAAAGCCGAACGGCAGCGGGCCTAG
- a CDS encoding retropepsin-like aspartic protease gives MSLAVLAAGQGARAQNAAPLPLPAPVTDMPLPPIFQPFKVDRSNRVAVEVRINGSGPYHFIVDTGAERSVISNELAQGLSLEAGPALGLATIAGRHVAPSFHVEHLATDSFAIQNLQAPALKRGDLGANGLIGLDGLDGHRVVMDFGNDRMSVEKTGRRLRPGVAADGTIVVQAERMRGRMVIHQARINGIIVDLIIDTGASTSIGNIPLRAALQARKSTKQAETYLLSVTGERIRATVAIADRIKIGGATIENLPISFADAYAFKVLNLDERPALLLGMDVIGLFEKVTIDFDKRQVQFGIREGAASGPRGLFMAAADPSGLTTPLPARRSAAIER, from the coding sequence ATGTCCCTTGCCGTTCTGGCCGCTGGACAAGGCGCGCGGGCTCAAAATGCTGCGCCCTTGCCGCTGCCCGCGCCGGTCACCGACATGCCGCTTCCCCCGATCTTCCAGCCTTTCAAGGTCGATCGATCGAATCGCGTCGCTGTCGAGGTGCGTATCAATGGCAGCGGGCCTTATCATTTTATCGTCGATACCGGAGCCGAACGGTCGGTGATCTCGAACGAGCTGGCACAGGGTCTGTCTCTGGAAGCTGGTCCTGCCCTCGGCCTTGCCACCATCGCGGGCAGACATGTCGCGCCGAGTTTTCACGTGGAACATCTGGCCACCGACAGCTTTGCCATTCAAAATCTGCAAGCACCCGCGCTGAAACGCGGCGATCTTGGTGCAAACGGCCTGATCGGGCTGGACGGGCTGGACGGCCACCGCGTTGTCATGGATTTCGGTAACGATCGCATGAGCGTGGAGAAAACGGGCCGGCGGCTGCGGCCCGGCGTGGCGGCGGACGGCACCATCGTGGTGCAGGCAGAGCGCATGCGCGGGCGGATGGTGATCCATCAGGCCAGGATCAACGGGATCATAGTCGATCTGATTATTGATACCGGCGCGTCCACCAGCATCGGCAACATACCGCTGCGTGCCGCGCTGCAGGCACGCAAATCGACCAAGCAGGCGGAGACTTATCTGCTGAGCGTAACGGGCGAGCGGATACGCGCCACCGTGGCGATCGCCGACAGGATTAAAATCGGCGGCGCCACGATCGAGAACCTGCCGATAAGCTTTGCCGATGCCTATGCGTTCAAGGTGTTGAACCTGGATGAGCGGCCTGCGCTGCTGCTGGGCATGGACGTGATCGGCCTGTTCGAAAAGGTTACGATCGATTTCGACAAGCGCCAGGTGCAGTTCGGCATTCGCGAAGGCGCTGCGTCCGGTCCGCGCGGACTGTTCATGGCGGCGGCCGATCCATCCGGCCTCACCACCCCCTTGCCTGCCCGGCGCAGCGCGGCCATAGAACGATGA
- a CDS encoding ligase-associated DNA damage response DEXH box helicase, protein MTTPATGAPLPAAIADWFAGRGWRVRDHQAAMFTADRAGDHALLVASTGAGKTLAGFLPTLADAAEGPIEGLHTLYISPLKALAVDIQRNLKAPIDEIGLSLTVETRTGDTPSDRKARQRVRPPNILLTTPESLSLMLSHEDSFTLFAGLKRVVIDEVHAFATQKRGDLLALSLARLQRIAPDMRRAALSATVADADGYRAWIAPYGDIDSVALVLGEKGADPDIDILLPLGRVPWGGHSGRYAAPQVMELIADNRTTLVFCNTRSLAELIFQDLWKANDQGLPIGIHHGSLAVEARRKVEAAMARGELRALVATASLDLGVDWGDIDCVVQMGAPKGSSRLLQRIGRANHRLDEPSKAILVPGNRFEYLEAQAALDAVEADERDPDIFRPGGLDVLAQHIMAMACAAPFSEADLLEEVQAALPYSALTPAAFGRIVDFIRDGGYALKSYDRFKRLTQEGTDEDGSRRWRVSHPRFVTQHRMNAGIIVDAATLDVRFKNGRKLGTVEEYFAASLSPGDTFFFSGLSLEVERIKDTDLIVRATSRPARIPTYVGARMPLSTNLAARVREFLFDRSQWRRFPGDVQEWLSVQSDRSVLPEPGQLLVETFPREGRHYMVAYSFEGWNAHQSLGMLITKRMEKRGLKPLGFVSNDYALACYGLEPVTDPAALFSKDILRDEFTDWVQQSALLKRAFREVSVIGGLVERQHPGRRKTGKQVTFSTDLIYDVLRKYEPDHVLLEAAWADARARLTDVGRLGDLLDRAAATMLHIDLDRVSPLAVPVLVLIGRETVATGTADDALIAEAEALVAEAMGD, encoded by the coding sequence ATGACCACGCCCGCCACGGGTGCTCCCCTCCCCGCCGCCATTGCCGACTGGTTCGCCGGGCGTGGCTGGCGGGTGCGCGACCATCAAGCGGCAATGTTTACGGCGGACCGGGCGGGTGACCACGCATTGCTGGTCGCCTCGACCGGCGCGGGCAAGACGCTCGCGGGCTTTTTGCCGACGCTGGCCGATGCCGCCGAAGGGCCAATCGAGGGGCTCCATACCCTTTATATCTCGCCGCTGAAGGCGCTCGCCGTCGATATCCAGCGCAATTTGAAGGCCCCGATCGACGAGATCGGTTTGTCGCTCACGGTGGAAACGCGGACAGGCGATACGCCGTCCGACCGCAAGGCCCGCCAGCGGGTGCGCCCGCCCAACATCCTGCTGACCACACCTGAATCGCTCAGCCTGATGCTCTCGCACGAAGACAGCTTCACGCTGTTTGCGGGACTGAAACGCGTGGTGATCGACGAAGTGCATGCCTTCGCCACCCAAAAACGCGGCGATCTTCTGGCGCTGTCGCTGGCGCGGTTGCAGCGGATCGCGCCCGATATGCGCCGCGCCGCCCTGTCCGCCACCGTGGCCGATGCCGACGGTTACCGCGCCTGGATTGCCCCCTATGGCGATATCGACAGCGTGGCGCTGGTGCTTGGCGAGAAGGGCGCGGATCCGGACATCGACATCTTGCTGCCGCTCGGCCGGGTCCCTTGGGGCGGGCATTCGGGCCGCTACGCCGCGCCGCAGGTGATGGAGCTTATCGCGGACAACCGCACCACACTCGTCTTCTGCAACACTCGCAGCCTGGCCGAACTGATCTTTCAGGATTTGTGGAAGGCAAACGATCAGGGCCTGCCCATCGGAATCCACCATGGCAGTCTGGCCGTCGAGGCGCGGCGCAAGGTGGAGGCGGCAATGGCCCGCGGAGAGCTGCGCGCGCTGGTGGCCACCGCCAGCCTCGATCTCGGCGTTGATTGGGGCGATATCGACTGCGTGGTGCAAATGGGCGCGCCCAAGGGCTCCTCGCGCCTGCTGCAGCGCATCGGCCGCGCCAACCACCGGCTGGACGAGCCGAGCAAGGCGATCCTCGTACCCGGCAACCGCTTCGAATATCTGGAGGCGCAGGCCGCCCTCGACGCGGTAGAAGCGGACGAGCGCGATCCGGACATCTTCCGCCCGGGCGGGCTCGACGTGCTCGCCCAGCATATCATGGCCATGGCCTGCGCCGCGCCGTTTAGCGAGGCCGATTTGCTGGAGGAAGTGCAGGCCGCGCTTCCCTACAGCGCGCTGACCCCGGCAGCTTTCGGGCGCATCGTCGATTTTATTCGCGACGGCGGCTATGCGCTGAAAAGCTATGATCGGTTTAAGCGCCTGACGCAGGAAGGCACGGACGAAGACGGCAGCCGCCGCTGGCGCGTCAGCCATCCGCGCTTCGTGACGCAGCACCGCATGAATGCCGGTATCATCGTCGATGCCGCAACGCTGGACGTGCGCTTCAAGAACGGCCGGAAGCTTGGCACGGTCGAGGAGTATTTCGCCGCCTCGCTTTCTCCGGGCGACACCTTCTTCTTCTCCGGGCTCAGTCTGGAGGTCGAGCGGATCAAGGATACAGATCTGATCGTCCGCGCCACCAGCCGCCCCGCGCGCATTCCCACCTATGTCGGTGCGCGCATGCCGCTCAGCACCAATCTTGCCGCCCGGGTGCGCGAATTCCTGTTCGATCGCAGCCAGTGGCGGCGGTTTCCGGGTGACGTGCAGGAATGGCTCTCCGTCCAGTCCGACCGCTCCGTCCTGCCCGAACCCGGCCAGCTTCTGGTCGAGACCTTCCCGCGGGAGGGGCGGCATTATATGGTCGCCTACAGCTTCGAGGGCTGGAATGCGCACCAGTCGCTCGGCATGTTGATCACCAAGCGGATGGAAAAGCGCGGGCTGAAACCTCTCGGCTTCGTCTCCAACGATTATGCCCTCGCCTGCTACGGCTTGGAACCCGTGACCGATCCCGCCGCGCTGTTTTCCAAGGACATCCTGCGTGACGAGTTTACGGACTGGGTGCAGCAGTCCGCGCTGCTGAAGCGCGCCTTCCGCGAGGTGTCCGTGATCGGCGGTCTGGTCGAGCGCCAGCATCCCGGACGCCGCAAAACCGGCAAGCAGGTGACCTTCTCCACCGACCTGATCTACGACGTGCTGCGCAAATATGAGCCCGACCATGTGCTGCTCGAAGCCGCCTGGGCCGATGCGCGCGCGCGGCTGACCGATGTGGGCCGTCTGGGCGATCTGCTCGACCGCGCCGCCGCCACCATGCTGCATATCGATCTGGACCGTGTAAGTCCGCTCGCGGTGCCGGTTCTCGTCTTGATCGGGCGCGAGACGGTGGCGACGGGCACTGCCGACGACGCGCTGATCGCTGAGGCCGAGGCACTGGTGGCCGAAGCAATGGGCGACTGA
- the pgmG gene encoding phosphoglucomutase/phosphomannomutase PgmG, whose product MPHRFDPSSLREYDIRGILGKTLGEADADAIGRGFGTLIKRAGGSTVAVGYDGRESSPMLEAALVAGLNGAGVDVVRVGLGPTPMLYYAEASMDDVDGGIMITGSHNPPDYNGFKMVFQGRPFFGEDIQTLGKMAEAGDWDSPEGGEGSSREQPMLDAYIDRITRGADAFTGFRVGWDAGNGAAGPALEKLITKLPGEHHCLYTKVDGTFPNHHPDPTEPENLEDLQKLVADNDLDFGIAFDGDGDRIGAIDGEGRIIWGDQLMQIFAADVLKEEPGSTIIADVKASQALYDRIAELGGQPLMWKTGHSLIKSKMKETGSPLAGEMSGHIFFKHDYYGFDDALYAAVRLIKAASSLGKSVTELRSEMPDMINTPEMRFQVDESRKFAAVDEIVERMRASGADMSDIDGARVNTEDGWWLLRASNTQDVLVARAEAHSEAGLERLMAQVDEQLKLSGIERGETVGH is encoded by the coding sequence ATGCCCCATCGTTTCGACCCCAGTTCCTTGCGCGAATATGACATCCGCGGAATCCTCGGCAAGACGCTGGGCGAAGCGGATGCGGACGCAATCGGCCGCGGCTTTGGCACGCTGATCAAGCGCGCGGGCGGCAGCACCGTTGCGGTTGGCTATGACGGGCGCGAAAGCTCGCCGATGCTGGAAGCGGCGCTGGTCGCGGGCCTCAACGGCGCAGGCGTCGATGTCGTGCGCGTCGGCCTTGGTCCCACGCCGATGCTCTATTATGCCGAAGCAAGCATGGACGATGTCGACGGCGGCATCATGATCACCGGCAGCCACAATCCACCCGATTATAATGGCTTCAAAATGGTGTTTCAGGGCCGCCCCTTCTTCGGGGAGGACATCCAGACGCTCGGCAAGATGGCCGAAGCCGGCGATTGGGACAGTCCCGAAGGCGGCGAAGGTTCTTCGCGCGAGCAGCCGATGCTCGATGCCTATATCGATCGTATCACGCGCGGCGCGGATGCGTTCACGGGCTTCCGCGTGGGCTGGGATGCGGGCAATGGCGCTGCCGGCCCCGCGCTGGAAAAGCTGATCACCAAGCTGCCGGGCGAACATCACTGCCTTTATACCAAAGTGGACGGCACCTTTCCCAACCACCATCCCGATCCGACCGAACCGGAAAATCTCGAAGACCTGCAGAAGCTGGTCGCCGACAACGATCTCGATTTCGGAATTGCCTTCGACGGCGACGGAGACCGGATCGGCGCCATCGACGGCGAGGGCCGCATCATTTGGGGCGATCAGCTGATGCAGATCTTTGCCGCAGACGTGCTGAAAGAAGAGCCGGGCAGCACCATCATCGCCGACGTGAAGGCCAGCCAGGCGCTCTACGACCGAATCGCCGAGCTTGGCGGGCAGCCGCTGATGTGGAAGACCGGCCACAGCCTCATCAAGTCCAAGATGAAGGAGACCGGCAGCCCGCTGGCCGGCGAAATGAGCGGGCATATCTTCTTCAAACATGATTATTACGGGTTCGACGACGCGCTCTACGCCGCCGTGAGGCTGATTAAGGCGGCCAGTTCCCTCGGCAAATCGGTGACCGAGCTGCGGTCCGAAATGCCGGACATGATCAACACGCCCGAAATGCGCTTCCAAGTCGATGAAAGTCGCAAATTCGCCGCGGTGGACGAGATCGTCGAGCGAATGCGCGCGAGCGGCGCGGACATGAGCGATATCGACGGCGCGCGCGTCAACACCGAAGACGGCTGGTGGCTGCTGCGGGCCTCCAACACGCAGGACGTGCTCGTGGCCCGCGCGGAAGCGCATAGCGAAGCCGGACTGGAACGTCTGATGGCGCAGGTGGACGAGCAGCTGAAGCTATCGGGCATCGAACGCGGCGAGACGGTAGGCCACTGA
- a CDS encoding J domain-containing protein: MGKLLLFAVVAAIIWFWWRGKSERVKHAQSERLDHDDRAVEDAARLLGVDPHADAATIRAAWRREVAAARPDQTNDAASLAALTEARDLLVARATGRSGR; the protein is encoded by the coding sequence ATGGGCAAGCTGCTGCTCTTCGCCGTCGTCGCCGCGATCATTTGGTTCTGGTGGCGGGGCAAGAGCGAACGGGTGAAGCACGCGCAGTCCGAAAGACTGGACCACGATGATCGCGCCGTGGAGGACGCAGCGCGCCTGCTTGGCGTCGATCCTCATGCCGATGCCGCCACCATCCGCGCCGCCTGGCGCCGCGAAGTCGCCGCCGCCCGTCCCGATCAGACCAACGACGCCGCCAGCCTCGCCGCCTTGACGGAAGCGCGCGACCTCCTTGTGGCTCGTGCAACCGGGCGGTCAGGACGTTAG
- a CDS encoding division plane positioning ATPase MipZ, producing MAATAPHHIVFANEKGGTGKSTTAVHVAVGLAMQGAQVACIDLDSRQRTLFRYLENRRDTAQRRGVDLPTPTFEALENPDQAELNKQIERMGEGMDFLLFDTPGRDDPFARFVATRSDTLVTPINDSFVDFDLIGKVDAESFKVTKISFYAELIWEARTTRARKEGKSIDWVVLRNRLHNMEARNQQRVGSALDALAKRVGFRVTPGLSERVVYRELFPSGLTLLDKGHLGQLGTSHIAARQELRQLIGALNLKVPVAA from the coding sequence ATGGCCGCAACGGCCCCGCATCATATCGTTTTCGCCAATGAAAAGGGCGGCACCGGCAAATCGACCACCGCAGTCCATGTCGCCGTGGGCCTTGCCATGCAGGGCGCGCAAGTGGCCTGTATCGATCTCGACAGCCGCCAGCGCACGCTGTTCCGTTATCTGGAAAACCGCCGCGATACCGCGCAGCGCCGCGGCGTCGATCTGCCCACGCCAACGTTCGAGGCGCTGGAAAACCCGGATCAGGCCGAGCTCAACAAACAGATCGAGCGGATGGGCGAAGGCATGGACTTCCTGCTGTTCGACACGCCTGGCCGCGACGATCCGTTCGCGCGCTTCGTCGCCACCCGGTCCGACACGCTGGTAACGCCGATCAATGACAGCTTTGTCGATTTCGATCTGATCGGAAAGGTGGACGCGGAGAGCTTCAAGGTGACCAAGATCAGCTTTTACGCCGAGCTGATCTGGGAAGCGCGCACCACGCGCGCGCGCAAGGAAGGTAAATCGATCGACTGGGTCGTACTACGCAATCGTCTGCACAATATGGAAGCGCGCAACCAGCAGCGCGTCGGCAGCGCGCTCGATGCGCTGGCCAAGCGCGTGGGCTTTCGCGTGACGCCGGGCCTCAGCGAGCGCGTGGTCTACCGCGAACTGTTCCCGAGCGGTCTCACCCTCCTCGACAAGGGGCATCTGGGGCAGCTTGGCACCAGCCATATCGCCGCGCGGCAGGAGCTGCGCCAACTGATCGGCGCGCTCAACCTCAAGGTGCCGGTGGCCGCCTGA
- the panC gene encoding pantoate--beta-alanine ligase, whose protein sequence is MQLINRLDDLRMAVSNMKGRGKLALVPTMGALHAGHLKLVEEARARVDHVAVSIFVNPKQFGEGEDLDAYPRTLEADRAKLEAAGADLLWVPTVDEIYADGFATTVSVAGPSEGLCGAARPGHFDGVALVVAKLFNQVQPDIALFGQKDYQQLAVIRRMVRDLDFPVEIVGVPTVRDADGLALSSRNAYLSVEARAAAVALPDALKSAAEAIRDGEDPGHALDAARRRMLDAGFVSIDYLEMRDGDNLQPLKSFKSGARLFVAARIENTRLIDNHPVDGK, encoded by the coding sequence GTGCAATTGATCAATCGGCTGGACGATCTCCGCATGGCGGTTTCCAATATGAAAGGCCGTGGAAAGCTTGCGCTGGTTCCCACCATGGGCGCGCTGCACGCGGGTCATCTGAAGCTGGTGGAGGAAGCGCGGGCGCGGGTCGATCATGTGGCCGTGTCCATCTTCGTCAATCCGAAGCAGTTCGGGGAGGGCGAGGATCTGGATGCCTATCCGCGCACATTGGAGGCCGATCGCGCCAAGCTGGAGGCGGCAGGCGCGGACCTGCTATGGGTGCCGACGGTAGATGAAATCTATGCCGATGGCTTTGCGACGACGGTGAGCGTCGCTGGCCCCAGCGAGGGGTTGTGCGGCGCGGCGCGGCCGGGGCATTTCGACGGCGTCGCTCTGGTCGTTGCAAAACTGTTCAACCAGGTGCAGCCGGACATCGCGCTGTTCGGGCAGAAGGATTATCAGCAGCTGGCCGTCATCCGCCGCATGGTGCGCGATCTCGATTTTCCAGTGGAGATTGTCGGCGTGCCGACGGTGCGCGATGCGGACGGCCTCGCGCTCTCTTCGCGCAATGCCTATCTTTCGGTGGAGGCGCGGGCGGCGGCGGTGGCTCTGCCCGATGCGCTGAAGAGCGCGGCCGAAGCGATTCGCGATGGCGAGGATCCGGGGCATGCGCTGGACGCGGCACGGCGCCGGATGCTGGATGCCGGCTTCGTCTCGATCGATTATCTTGAAATGCGCGACGGCGATAATTTGCAACCGCTGAAAAGCTTCAAGTCGGGCGCGCGGCTGTTCGTGGCAGCGCGGATAGAAAACACACGTTTGATCGATAATCATCCGGTCGACGGAAAATAG
- a CDS encoding SEL1-like repeat protein — MGYSEKTARFLIESRMADAAAGNADALYDLGIAYSTGTNGVELDLIEAHKWFNLAALNGSEEGMMCRAEISYDMTAREIAEAQREARAWLRATEVRAA, encoded by the coding sequence ATGGGTTACAGTGAGAAAACCGCCCGCTTTTTAATCGAGAGCCGGATGGCTGATGCGGCCGCAGGCAATGCGGACGCGCTTTACGATCTCGGAATCGCTTATTCGACAGGCACCAATGGCGTTGAGCTCGATCTGATCGAGGCGCATAAATGGTTCAACCTCGCAGCGCTCAACGGCAGCGAAGAAGGCATGATGTGCCGCGCCGAAATTTCCTACGACATGACGGCGCGCGAAATCGCCGAGGCACAGCGCGAAGCCCGTGCCTGGCTGCGCGCCACCGAAGTGCGCGCCGCCTAA